The following proteins are encoded in a genomic region of Zea mays cultivar B73 chromosome 9, Zm-B73-REFERENCE-NAM-5.0, whole genome shotgun sequence:
- the LOC103640179 gene encoding cyclin-dependent kinase B2-1, which yields MATIQNKPTPTAPSTTTGGGLRAMDLYEKLEKVGEGTYGKVYKAREKATGRIVALKKTRLPEDDEGVPPTALREVSLLRMLSQDPHVVRLLDLKQGVNKEGQTILYLVFEYMDTDLKKFIRGYRANHEKIPAQTVKILMYQLCKGVGFVHGRGVLHRDLKPHNLLMDRKTMALKIADLGLSRAITVPVKKYTHEILTLWYRAPEVLLGATHYSTPVDIWSVGCIFAELVTNQPLFPGDSELQQLLHIFKLLGTPNEEMWPGVGKLPNWHVYPQWKPTKLSTLVPGLDSDGYDLLEKMLAYEPGKRVSAKKALEHPYFNDVNKEVY from the exons ATGGCGACGATCCAGAACAAGCCGACTCCGACGGCGCCGTCCACGACGACGGGCGGCGGACTGCGCGCCATGGATCTGTACGAGAAGCTGGAGAAGGTGGGGGAGGGCACGTACGGGAAGGTGTACAAGGCCCGGGAGAAGGCGACGGGccggatcgtggcgctcaagaagacgcggctccccgaggacgacgaGGGCGTGCCGCCCACCGCGCTGCGGGAGGTCTCGCTGCTGCGGATGCTGTCGCAGGACCCGCACGTGGTCCGCCTGCTCGACCTCAAGCAGGGCGTCAACAAGGAGGGGCAGACCATCCTGTACCTCGTCTTCGAGTACATGGACACCGACCTGAAGAAGTTCATCCGGGGCTATCGCGCCAACCACGAGAAGATCCCCGCACAAACCGTCAAG ATCCTGATGTACCAGCTGTGCAAGGGCGTGGGTTTTGTTCACGGCCGCGGGGTGCTCCACCGTGATCTGAAACCGCACAACCTGCTCATGGACCGCAAGACCATGGCGCTCAAGATCGCTGACCTCGGACTCAGCCGTGCCATCACCGTCCCTGTAAAGAAGTACACGCACGAG ATTCTGACGCTGTGGTACAGGGCGCCCGAGGTTCTTCTTGGCGCCACACACTACTCCACGCCGGTTGACATTTGGTCCGTGGGGTGCATATTTG CTGAGTTGGTTACTAATCAGCCACTTTTCCCTGGCGACTCCGAGTTGCAGCAGCTCCTCCACATCTTCAA GTTGCTGGGCACCCCAAATGAGGAGATGTGGCCAGGAGTAGGCAAGCTGCCGAACTGGCACGTGTACCCCCAGTGGAAGCCCACTAAGCTGTCCACTCTTGTCCCTGGTCTTGACTCCGATGGCTATGATTTACTTGAG AAAATGCTTGCATATGAGCCAGGGAAGCGGGTCTCGGCGAAGAAGGCCCTGGAGCACCCGTACTTCAATGATGTTAACAAGGAGGTGTACTGA